The following coding sequences are from one Nicotiana tomentosiformis chromosome 3, ASM39032v3, whole genome shotgun sequence window:
- the LOC138908813 gene encoding protein SOMBRERO-like, translating into MPMSTLPVRRGCIMGVRFHPTEAELINFLKRFLKGEPLSSECPNFQLADIYGDQSPWEIFGTSDHPEEKVRYFFTRLKKQKSEHTRVRRTCANGTWKGQKGIDPIKNGKGTVVGFRRCYKFQTSRSKEGEHNKIWLMKEYFVGDDFFRENNITKEDIVVCRIKKNIRSEKNYGVTMEEQDVAKMIEAMLHEPDNYCTTQPATISQGNEIHNEFTENTMLHAGYELDDC; encoded by the coding sequence ATGCCGATGTCGACGTTACCTGTACGCCGTGGGTGTATCATGGGTGTTCGGTTTCACCCAACTGAAGCAGAGTTGATCAACTTTCTGAAAAGGTTCCTAAAGGGCGAGCCTTTGTCGAGTGAATGCCCTAATTTCCAACTTGCCGATATCTATGGAGACCAATCACCATGGGAGATATTTGGAACTTCTGATCATCCCGAAGAGAAGGTTCGCTATTTTTTTACTCGGTTGAAGAAGCAGAAGAGCGAACATACAAGGGTACGTCGAACTTGCGCCAACGGGACATGGAAAGGCCAAAAAGGTATTGATCCTATCAAGAATGGTAAGGGAACTGTGGTTGGGTTTAGAAGATGTTACAAGTTTCAAACTAGTCGTAGTAAAGAAGGAGAGCACAATAAAATTTGGCTGATGAAAGAATATTTCGTCGGGGATGATTTCTTTAGAGAAAACAATATTACTAAGGAGGATATTGTTGTGTGCCGAATCAAGAAGAATATAAGATCGGAGAAAAATTATGGGGTAACTATGGAGGAACAAGACGTTGCCAAGATGATCGAAGCTATGTTGCATGAACCTGATAACTACTGCACAACGCAACCGGCGACAATTAGTCAAGGGAATGAGATTCACAATGAGTTCACTGAAAATACAATGTTGCACGCAGGATATGAGCTAGATGATTGTTGA
- the LOC104121428 gene encoding uncharacterized protein, which yields MTNENNPNTQNSSLFTTGSVTLLLRFFFCIVTRGIDGHAIFLKWKEPNVVPLSLRCIFFRVIPYWNVYSDSSYEDYEDGPVPKVRKIRSTKAAITSPSSTLSSTKARSRKGGMDTSEPHSSGKGKNHQGSAVYKAYNPGD from the exons ATGACAAATGAAAATAACCCTAACACTCAAAATTCATCTCTATTTACTACTGGATCGGTTACTCTG CTGTTGCGCTTCTTCTTCTGCATTGTCACTCGAGGAATCGATGGGCATGCTATTTTTCTGAAATGGAAGGAGCCAAATGTTGTGCCTCTGAGCTTAAG GTGTATATTCTTCAGAGTCATTCCTTATTGGAATGTATATTCTGATTCTAGTTATGAAGATTATGAGGATGGTCCAGTACCCAAGGTGAGAAAGATCAGAAGCACCAAAGCTGCTATTACTTCTCCTAGTTCGACTCTATCAAGTACCAAAGCGAGAAGTAGAAAGGGAGGCATGGATACCTCTGAACCTCATTCAAGTGGTAAAGGAAAAAACCATCAAG